A DNA window from Halanaerobium saccharolyticum subsp. saccharolyticum DSM 6643 contains the following coding sequences:
- the rsxC gene encoding electron transport complex subunit RsxC, which yields MSKNIKRFSIGGINLPDNKELNTNLKIEELPLPDIVYLPVKQHIGKPGEILVEKGDYVKRGQLIIKANPGVSASLHASLSGEIIDIKDISDSRGGKSKAIIIQRDKKAAFNRVSFNLKSKKNKTAEEIKEIIKNSGIIGMGGAGFPTHIKLSPPKEKPIDTVIINGSESEPYVAVDDRTLQEKTAKVYRGLELIKKAVGAENGFIACEDNKKNAIKSLKAEAKNWPELDFEIVDSLYPHGAEKKLIEACLNREIPEGGLPMEVGVVVNNAQTAVAVAEAVDEDQPVVDRVVSVSGRGIRNPKNLIVPLGTPIKNLLDYCDGIVSQESVLLIGGTMTGFRAESTDIPITKTGFGIIILSQAEYKEYESRVCIRCAKCVDACPVYISPNRITDFINNDYLEEAEALSLASCIECGSCAYVCPASRPLLRWLREGKARLRQANN from the coding sequence ATGTCCAAAAATATTAAAAGATTTTCTATTGGCGGTATTAATCTCCCGGATAATAAAGAACTAAATACTAATTTAAAAATTGAAGAATTACCTTTACCTGATATTGTTTATCTGCCAGTTAAACAACATATTGGTAAACCAGGAGAAATCCTTGTTGAAAAAGGTGATTATGTTAAAAGAGGACAACTAATAATTAAAGCAAATCCTGGAGTATCTGCCAGCCTCCATGCCAGTTTATCAGGCGAAATTATTGATATCAAAGATATTTCTGATTCCCGCGGAGGAAAATCTAAAGCAATTATTATCCAGAGAGACAAAAAAGCTGCATTTAATAGAGTTAGTTTTAATTTGAAATCTAAAAAAAATAAAACGGCTGAAGAAATTAAAGAAATTATAAAAAATTCAGGTATTATTGGAATGGGGGGCGCCGGTTTCCCAACTCACATTAAATTATCACCTCCGAAAGAGAAACCTATTGATACAGTGATTATTAATGGATCAGAATCTGAACCATATGTGGCTGTTGATGATCGGACACTGCAGGAAAAAACTGCTAAAGTTTATAGAGGTTTGGAGTTAATCAAAAAAGCAGTTGGAGCTGAAAATGGTTTTATTGCCTGTGAAGATAATAAAAAAAATGCAATCAAAAGTTTAAAAGCTGAAGCTAAAAACTGGCCTGAGCTAGATTTTGAAATAGTTGATTCTTTATATCCACATGGAGCAGAAAAAAAGCTCATTGAAGCTTGTTTAAACCGTGAAATTCCCGAAGGTGGATTACCGATGGAAGTTGGAGTTGTGGTTAATAATGCTCAAACTGCAGTTGCTGTAGCTGAAGCTGTAGATGAAGATCAACCAGTAGTGGACAGAGTTGTTTCAGTTAGTGGACGAGGTATTAGAAATCCTAAAAATTTAATTGTTCCACTTGGAACGCCAATCAAAAATCTTTTAGATTATTGTGATGGTATAGTATCTCAAGAAAGTGTTTTACTAATAGGAGGAACAATGACAGGATTTAGAGCTGAAAGTACAGACATTCCTATCACTAAAACAGGTTTTGGAATAATTATTTTATCTCAAGCAGAATATAAAGAGTATGAAAGTAGAGTCTGTATTCGCTGTGCTAAATGTGTTGATGCCTGTCCGGTATATATTTCTCCTAATAGAATAACAGACTTTATAAATAATGATTATCTAGAAGAAGCCGAGGCTTTAAGTTTAGCTAGTTGTATTGAGTGTGGAAGCTGTGCTTACGTTTGTCCAGCCAGCAGACCGCTTTTAAGATGGTTACGAGAAGGCAAAGCCCGCTTAAGACAGGCAAATAATTAA
- the mnmH gene encoding tRNA 2-selenouridine(34) synthase MnmH, with the protein MRKERLITYQDSLNIKNSIYIDARTKEEYNEATIPGAVNIELLDHNERKIIGTIYKNQNSKKAKLKGVELVSPKIPNLIKKINQLNKKYDNLIIFCSRGGLRSKSLAEFSDLAGIEVYRLEDGYKGYRHYVMDKLENYDFKGRISVLHGNTGVGKTYILKEMEKMGANIIDLEGIANHRGSAFGSIGLDQPYNQKYFDSLLWEELKKKDRQNGIIFVEAESRRVGHSVIPDFFNKEMKAGGDLLITASMEKRVDNIYLEYIKDIESDQEKFIERVLESLTAIKKYIIKKAGKKSYFKLLELAKKGKFKELTRILLEEYYDPMYEHSQNKINNYKAEINADNIENAAKKILNLYHL; encoded by the coding sequence ATGCGAAAAGAAAGACTAATTACTTATCAAGATAGTTTAAACATTAAAAATAGTATTTATATTGACGCAAGAACTAAAGAAGAATATAATGAAGCAACTATTCCCGGAGCTGTTAATATAGAACTTTTAGATCATAATGAAAGAAAAATCATTGGTACAATTTATAAAAATCAAAACTCAAAAAAAGCAAAATTAAAAGGGGTTGAGTTGGTTTCACCAAAAATTCCAAATTTAATTAAAAAAATTAATCAGCTTAATAAAAAATATGATAATTTAATTATTTTTTGTTCTCGAGGTGGTTTAAGAAGCAAAAGTTTGGCCGAATTTTCAGATTTAGCTGGAATTGAAGTTTATAGATTAGAAGATGGCTATAAGGGCTATCGACACTATGTAATGGATAAACTTGAGAATTATGATTTTAAAGGTAGAATCTCAGTTTTACACGGCAACACAGGTGTCGGAAAAACATACATTTTAAAAGAAATGGAAAAAATGGGAGCAAATATCATTGATTTAGAAGGAATTGCAAATCATAGGGGGTCGGCTTTTGGCAGTATTGGCCTTGACCAACCTTATAACCAAAAATATTTTGATTCTCTTCTTTGGGAAGAATTGAAGAAAAAAGATAGGCAAAATGGAATTATTTTTGTAGAAGCTGAAAGTAGAAGAGTTGGTCATTCAGTTATTCCAGATTTTTTCAACAAAGAAATGAAAGCTGGAGGAGACTTATTAATAACTGCTTCAATGGAAAAAAGGGTAGACAATATTTATCTCGAATATATAAAAGATATAGAAAGTGATCAGGAAAAATTTATAGAAAGAGTTTTAGAGTCATTAACTGCAATAAAAAAATATATTATTAAAAAAGCAGGAAAAAAATCTTACTTTAAGCTTTTAGAATTAGCAAAAAAAGGTAAATTTAAAGAATTAACCAGAATATTATTAGAAGAATATTATGATCCAATGTATGAACATTCACAGAATAAAATTAATAATTACAAAGCGGAAATCAATGCGGACAATATTGAAAATGCTGCTAAAAAAATTTTGAATCTCTATCATTTATAA